From Myxococcales bacterium, the proteins below share one genomic window:
- a CDS encoding CAP domain-containing protein, with amino-acid sequence MAAFSWCLASSFGCGGGRDVTAPLEPVPSPPALPSSPDTSSSSAVRPVATAEPSPGIAPPRGKLRLREARLKMLALVNRDRATQGLGPLALDEGPAQRAGQRHAEDMAKNGFLGHYGTDGSVPEQRHTEAGGSDMVLENASCMDDLKRRELDPDPLVDEADIERAEHMFFDEVPPHDGHRKNILKPQHTRVGIGIALPRPLPGEIAVPCITHEMVDGYGTYGALPAKATVGATLRVEGALSGPAQLGGVGISRVDMPKPLPPAEANKRRSYTVPSPYETYWPKGFVTKIPVEVTPTGFRIDVPLSDAGKPGLYSVAIFGKLPGQSSYGMLSLRTITVAPK; translated from the coding sequence GTGGCAGCGTTTTCGTGGTGCCTCGCCTCGTCGTTCGGTTGCGGCGGAGGTCGCGACGTCACCGCGCCCCTCGAGCCCGTGCCCTCGCCACCGGCGCTCCCTTCGAGCCCCGATACGTCGTCCTCGTCCGCCGTCCGGCCCGTCGCGACCGCCGAGCCCTCCCCGGGCATCGCGCCCCCGCGAGGCAAGCTCCGGCTCCGCGAGGCGCGGCTCAAGATGCTCGCGCTCGTCAACCGTGATCGGGCCACCCAGGGCCTTGGGCCTCTCGCGCTCGACGAGGGCCCCGCCCAGCGCGCCGGCCAGCGCCACGCCGAGGACATGGCGAAAAATGGCTTCCTCGGACACTACGGCACGGACGGCTCCGTCCCCGAACAGCGTCACACGGAGGCCGGTGGCAGCGACATGGTGCTCGAGAACGCGTCCTGCATGGACGACCTCAAGCGGAGGGAGCTCGATCCCGACCCGCTCGTGGACGAGGCCGACATCGAGCGCGCCGAGCACATGTTCTTCGACGAGGTGCCGCCGCACGACGGCCATCGCAAGAACATCTTGAAGCCCCAGCACACACGCGTCGGCATCGGCATCGCGCTGCCTCGGCCGCTCCCCGGCGAGATCGCGGTGCCCTGCATCACGCACGAAATGGTCGACGGATACGGCACCTACGGGGCGCTCCCGGCGAAGGCGACCGTGGGCGCGACGCTTCGTGTGGAGGGTGCATTGTCCGGGCCGGCCCAGCTCGGCGGCGTCGGGATCTCGCGCGTCGACATGCCGAAGCCGCTCCCGCCCGCCGAGGCCAACAAGCGCCGCAGCTACACCGTGCCCAGCCCCTACGAGACCTACTGGCCGAAGGGCTTCGTGACGAAGATCCCGGTCGAGGTCACCCCCACCGGGTTCCGGATCGACGTGCCTCTGTCGGATGCGGGGAAACCTGGGCTCTATTCGGTCGCCATCTTCGGCAAGCTCCCGGGGCAGTCGAGCTACGGGATGCTCTCGCTCCGCACGATCACGGTAGCACCGAAGTAG